Proteins co-encoded in one Bacteroidota bacterium genomic window:
- a CDS encoding winged helix-turn-helix transcriptional regulator, with protein MNLRRDVFQAISDPTRRAILLLVASQAMSAGAIAANFDTARPTVSRHLHILTECELLTQEQNGREIFYQTNIIKMKAIADFIEPFRQMWDERFNKLEDIMKKHPRKK; from the coding sequence ATGAACCTACGAAGAGACGTATTCCAAGCGATATCAGACCCCACAAGGCGGGCAATACTACTACTGGTTGCATCCCAGGCTATGAGCGCCGGGGCAATAGCCGCCAATTTCGATACCGCAAGGCCGACGGTAAGCCGTCACCTACATATTCTTACTGAATGTGAACTGTTAACTCAGGAGCAAAATGGCAGAGAAATTTTTTATCAAACCAATATTATAAAAATGAAAGCCATTGCCGATTTTATTGAACCATTCCGTCAAATGTGGGATGAACGTTTTAACAAATTAGAAGATATTATGAAAAAACATCCACGTAAAAAATAA
- a CDS encoding SRPBCC domain-containing protein has translation MAKQIEVSRIFNAPVEMVWKVWTDPELVKRWWGPKHFTAPVAKIDFRVGGK, from the coding sequence ATGGCAAAACAAATTGAAGTATCACGCATATTTAATGCACCGGTTGAAATGGTTTGGAAAGTGTGGACCGATCCTGAACTGGTTAAACGTTGGTGGGGACCAAAACATTTTACAGCACCGGTTGCTAAAATCGATTTCCGCGTTGGTGGAAAATAA
- a CDS encoding VOC family protein, giving the protein MTNQLYPCLWFDGNARAAAEFYCSIFPNSKIVNDTGMVVNFELNGHYYMGLNGGDNFKFNEAISIVIPCKNQAEIDHYWYKLIADGGAESQCGWCRDKFGLSWQVIPANLGELMSDPARAPRVMQAFMKMRKFDIETLQNA; this is encoded by the coding sequence ATGACAAATCAATTGTATCCTTGTTTATGGTTCGATGGCAATGCCCGGGCTGCAGCAGAATTTTATTGTTCTATTTTTCCTAATTCAAAAATTGTGAATGACACCGGAATGGTTGTAAATTTTGAATTGAATGGCCATTATTACATGGGATTAAATGGTGGCGATAATTTTAAATTTAATGAAGCCATATCAATTGTTATTCCTTGTAAGAATCAGGCTGAAATTGACCACTACTGGTATAAACTCATTGCAGATGGTGGCGCTGAAAGTCAATGTGGTTGGTGTAGAGATAAATTCGGATTATCATGGCAAGTGATTCCCGCCAATTTAGGTGAACTAATGTCTGACCCTGCCAGAGCGCCACGTGTAATGCAAGCATTTATGAAAATGAGAAAGTTTGATATCGAAACATTACAAAATGCTTAA
- a CDS encoding nuclear transport factor 2 family protein, translating to MTTEIKNTTDSTQNVAARFDELAKQEKWFEIQDELFSENVKSIDPEHSPYFGYAEGKKAVREKGENFGKKIRDVHHTSTSTPIVSGNHFAVARAVDITLEDFGRIQINQIMLYEVKNGEIVSEQFFY from the coding sequence ATGACTACAGAAATAAAGAACACTACCGATTCTACTCAAAATGTGGCTGCACGCTTTGATGAGCTGGCAAAACAGGAAAAATGGTTCGAAATTCAGGATGAATTATTTTCTGAAAATGTAAAAAGTATTGACCCTGAACATTCACCTTATTTTGGTTACGCAGAAGGGAAAAAAGCCGTTCGGGAAAAAGGTGAAAATTTTGGAAAAAAAATCCGTGATGTGCATCACACATCTACATCCACACCAATTGTGAGCGGAAATCATTTTGCAGTTGCGAGAGCAGTTGATATTACACTCGAAGATTTTGGCAGAATTCAAATTAACCAAATCATGTTGTATGAAGTTAAAAATGGTGAAATCGTGTCAGAACAGTTTTTTTATTAA
- a CDS encoding DUF1801 domain-containing protein → MAEKKSKLVEIKTKPTNNNVVAFINKISDEQKRKDCFVLIDMMKAASGEEPVLWSNSIVGFGNKRYKSPNTGREVDWLLIGFAPRKANLSLYVSVGIQEHSAALKKLGKHKTGVGCLYINKLEDVDLNVLQGIIKTSLSKK, encoded by the coding sequence ATGGCAGAAAAAAAATCAAAACTGGTTGAAATTAAAACCAAACCAACTAATAATAATGTGGTTGCCTTTATCAATAAAATAAGCGACGAACAAAAAAGAAAAGATTGTTTTGTATTAATCGATATGATGAAAGCAGCCTCCGGTGAAGAACCCGTTTTGTGGAGCAACTCAATTGTTGGTTTTGGCAATAAAAGATATAAAAGTCCCAATACCGGGCGGGAAGTTGACTGGTTACTCATTGGCTTTGCACCGCGTAAAGCAAATCTATCGCTTTATGTAAGTGTTGGTATTCAGGAACATAGCGCAGCATTAAAAAAACTCGGTAAACACAAAACAGGTGTGGGATGCCTGTATATAAATAAGCTGGAAGATGTTGATTTAAACGTGCTGCAAGGTATTATCAAAACATCCCTCAGTAAAAAATAA
- a CDS encoding alpha/beta hydrolase: MQTEINPNTSTNTETGYANVNGLKMYYEIHGSGFPLVLIHGGGSTLESTFGNVIHQFAKTHKVIAVELQAHGRTADIDRPLTFTQDADDVADLLKQLHIEKADIFGFSNGASTTLQFAIRHPELTHKIIVASTFYNKTGAPSWFWDMMGNPSFETMPQQLKDAFLKVNPDSAALYQMYSRDVARMQSFPDISVEEMLSIKSPAFIIIGDKDVTTPEHAAEMHKLLSNSRLAIIPGGHGDYIGEITTAYDSVLIAATVNMINEFLLDEVK, encoded by the coding sequence ATGCAGACTGAAATCAATCCTAATACATCAACAAATACTGAAACCGGTTATGCCAATGTCAATGGATTGAAAATGTATTATGAAATACACGGTTCCGGTTTTCCATTAGTCCTTATTCATGGTGGTGGTTCAACTTTAGAAAGTACATTTGGCAATGTAATTCATCAATTTGCTAAAACACATAAAGTAATTGCAGTTGAATTGCAGGCACATGGCCGCACTGCTGATATCGATCGTCCGCTAACCTTTACGCAGGATGCCGACGATGTTGCGGATTTGCTTAAACAACTCCACATTGAAAAAGCGGATATATTCGGATTCAGCAATGGTGCCAGCACTACTTTGCAATTTGCAATCCGACATCCGGAATTAACACATAAAATTATTGTTGCATCAACATTTTATAATAAAACAGGAGCACCATCCTGGTTTTGGGATATGATGGGAAATCCTTCGTTTGAAACCATGCCTCAGCAGTTAAAAGATGCGTTTTTAAAAGTAAATCCGGATTCAGCTGCGTTATATCAAATGTATAGTCGTGATGTTGCCAGAATGCAATCGTTTCCTGATATTTCGGTTGAAGAAATGTTGTCGATTAAATCACCTGCATTTATTATTATTGGCGATAAAGATGTAACAACTCCTGAACATGCTGCAGAAATGCATAAACTATTATCTAATTCCAGGTTGGCAATTATTCCCGGTGGTCATGGCGATTATATTGGTGAAATTACTACAGCATACGATAGTGTTTTAATTGCCGCGACTGTTAATATGATTAATGAATTTTTATTAGATGAAGTAAAATAG
- a CDS encoding DUF2200 domain-containing protein, protein MNTTDIHNKRMAEMTFSSVYPLYLTKIEKKGRTKDELNQVITWLTGFDEKKIQALINEKVTFETFFKKAKLHPNANLITGMICGYRIEEIENPLTQQVRYLDKLVDELAKGRKMEKILRDV, encoded by the coding sequence ATGAACACAACCGACATACATAATAAAAGAATGGCAGAAATGACTTTTTCTTCCGTTTACCCATTGTATCTTACAAAAATTGAAAAAAAAGGAAGAACCAAAGATGAACTGAACCAGGTTATTACCTGGCTAACAGGGTTTGACGAAAAAAAGATACAAGCACTTATAAATGAAAAGGTTACGTTTGAAACCTTCTTCAAAAAGGCTAAGCTCCATCCAAATGCCAACCTGATAACAGGTATGATATGCGGATACAGAATTGAAGAAATTGAGAATCCGTTAACACAGCAGGTCCGTTACCTTGACAAACTGGTGGATGAATTGGCGAAAGGCAGGAAAATGGAAAAAATTTTACGCGATGTATAA
- a CDS encoding GH92 family glycosyl hydrolase, whose amino-acid sequence MARFYFKKHTFHLRKIVYLIFFFSNIIYAQNSSYVNVFIGTDGTGHTFPGPSMPFGMVQPGPDNKDFGWNHTSGYQYRDTVLLGFSQTRFSGTGINEMGDILLLPINPKKENLKNTYYKNSEAGKIGYYTLTKKDDVKVELTCSERVTYHKYTFPEKEANVLVNLQHGLRFVFDENSASGLVIDSDVKIENNTTISGYCSTSNWVNRKYYFVITFNTPFKNSALLDNKSNEKAPKYLLDFVLSQNKTLEVKIALSSVSVEGAKHNMQNEIPNWNFAEIVTANRNTWDNYLSRIEIDAPQKQKEIFYTSMYHLLLQPSNIADTDGKYRGVDDKIGLAPNNEYYSTLSIWDIYRGAFPLLQIIAPEKINGIINSMLLHQKAKGFLPIWTAWGQDNYCMIGNHAIPMILSAYQNGFNGFDPKEALNAMVATSTISHINSDWETYNQYGYYPFDKIENEAVSRTLESGYDDWCVAEMAKKLGNNQMADTFYKRARYYQNIYDTQTTFFRGKDTNGKWRSPFNPLEATSPLNNPGDYTEANAWQYFWTPTQYDLNGVIQLLDGEKAFTNKLNAFFTTESGNSNKFLGQEAMIGQYAHGNEPGHHIIYLYAFTNEPKTGQRYIHKVINEFHNNTPDGMIGNDDCGQMSAWYILSTLGFYPINPASGEFVLGSPQVKSATIKLASGKKFIIQANNFSETSIFTDKTILNNKTLEQPLIFYQDIMQGGYLTFEMVPD is encoded by the coding sequence ATGGCCCGATTTTACTTTAAAAAACACACTTTTCATCTGCGGAAAATTGTTTATTTGATTTTCTTCTTTTCCAATATTATTTATGCTCAAAATTCGAGTTATGTAAATGTTTTTATTGGCACGGATGGCACAGGGCACACTTTTCCCGGACCTTCAATGCCTTTTGGAATGGTGCAGCCCGGCCCCGATAATAAAGATTTTGGCTGGAATCATACCAGTGGCTATCAATACCGAGATACTGTGCTTTTAGGTTTTTCCCAAACCCGGTTTAGCGGTACCGGAATCAACGAAATGGGTGATATCCTTTTATTACCAATTAATCCCAAAAAAGAAAATCTTAAAAACACCTATTACAAAAATTCGGAAGCCGGCAAAATTGGTTATTATACATTAACCAAAAAAGATGACGTTAAAGTTGAACTTACCTGTTCGGAAAGAGTTACTTACCATAAATATACATTTCCTGAAAAAGAAGCCAATGTATTGGTGAATTTGCAACATGGTCTTCGGTTTGTATTTGATGAAAATAGTGCATCAGGACTGGTAATTGACAGCGATGTGAAAATTGAAAATAACACTACGATTTCCGGTTATTGTTCAACTAGTAATTGGGTTAACAGAAAATATTACTTTGTAATAACTTTTAATACCCCATTTAAAAATAGTGCCCTATTAGATAACAAATCAAATGAAAAAGCACCAAAATATTTATTGGATTTTGTTTTAAGTCAAAACAAAACACTTGAAGTAAAAATTGCCTTGTCGTCAGTTTCAGTCGAAGGCGCAAAACACAATATGCAGAATGAAATTCCAAATTGGAATTTTGCTGAAATAGTAACTGCTAATAGAAATACATGGGATAATTATTTAAGCAGAATAGAAATAGATGCCCCTCAAAAACAAAAAGAAATTTTTTACACCTCCATGTATCATTTACTGTTGCAACCATCTAATATTGCTGATACAGATGGGAAATACCGCGGGGTAGATGACAAAATCGGTTTAGCACCAAACAACGAATATTATTCAACATTGTCTATATGGGATATTTACAGAGGTGCCTTTCCACTGTTACAAATAATTGCTCCTGAAAAAATTAATGGAATTATTAATTCTATGCTTTTGCATCAAAAAGCAAAAGGATTTTTACCAATTTGGACGGCTTGGGGACAGGACAATTATTGTATGATTGGTAATCATGCTATCCCAATGATTTTATCGGCCTACCAAAATGGTTTTAACGGCTTTGATCCAAAGGAAGCATTAAATGCAATGGTTGCAACATCTACAATATCGCACATAAATTCCGATTGGGAAACCTACAATCAATATGGTTATTATCCATTCGATAAAATTGAAAACGAAGCCGTTTCCCGAACATTGGAAAGTGGCTATGATGACTGGTGTGTAGCAGAAATGGCAAAAAAGTTAGGCAACAACCAAATGGCAGATACCTTTTATAAAAGAGCTCGTTATTATCAAAATATTTATGATACGCAAACAACATTTTTCAGAGGAAAAGATACTAACGGAAAATGGCGCTCACCTTTTAATCCGCTCGAAGCAACTTCTCCGTTAAACAACCCCGGCGATTACACTGAGGCAAATGCCTGGCAATATTTTTGGACCCCTACGCAATACGATTTAAACGGTGTTATCCAATTATTAGATGGCGAAAAAGCATTCACAAATAAATTAAACGCATTTTTTACAACGGAATCCGGCAATTCCAATAAATTTTTAGGCCAAGAAGCCATGATTGGACAATATGCGCATGGCAACGAACCCGGGCATCATATTATTTATTTATACGCGTTCACAAATGAACCCAAAACAGGCCAAAGGTATATTCATAAAGTAATAAATGAGTTTCACAATAATACACCAGATGGTATGATTGGTAATGATGATTGTGGGCAGATGAGTGCTTGGTATATTTTATCAACTTTAGGTTTTTACCCTATAAACCCTGCCAGCGGCGAGTTTGTTTTAGGTAGCCCCCAGGTGAAAAGTGCAACCATAAAACTGGCATCCGGAAAAAAATTTATTATTCAGGCTAATAATTTTTCTGAAACATCAATATTTACAGATAAAACAATACTTAACAATAAAACATTGGAACAACCATTAATATTTTATCAAGATATCATGCAGGGAGGATATTTAACGTTTGAAATGGTGCCAGATTAA
- a CDS encoding GNAT family N-acetyltransferase yields MQSNNMILTTTVKADLETLYLFQLNKEANYLAAFTGPEPLTKEAYIHKYEPFLSNPTIHMCTIKIDDKIVGSIAKYVMENEAEITYWIDREFWGQGIATNALRDFLKIELNRPIYGRTAYDNFGSQKVLENCGFIKIGTDKGFAKARNVEIEEYIYKLAE; encoded by the coding sequence ATGCAAAGCAATAACATGATACTAACAACAACTGTTAAAGCCGATTTAGAAACATTATACTTATTTCAACTCAATAAGGAAGCCAACTATCTGGCTGCATTCACTGGTCCTGAGCCCTTAACAAAAGAAGCATATATTCATAAATATGAACCATTTTTGAGCAACCCTACCATTCACATGTGCACAATCAAAATTGATGATAAAATTGTTGGAAGTATTGCCAAATATGTAATGGAAAATGAAGCAGAAATAACCTACTGGATTGATCGGGAATTTTGGGGGCAGGGTATCGCTACAAATGCTTTACGCGATTTTTTAAAAATTGAATTAAACCGTCCTATTTATGGCCGAACAGCATATGACAACTTTGGCTCTCAAAAGGTATTGGAAAATTGTGGTTTTATAAAAATTGGCACCGATAAAGGTTTTGCGAAAGCACGGAATGTAGAAATTGAGGAATATATTTATAAATTAGCAGAATAA
- a CDS encoding GNAT family N-acetyltransferase — protein MEQSSIIIKKVQTTDIALLQLIGRQTFYETFAAGNTEENMRKYLEEGFSAEKLQTELTDKNAEIYFAILEDEIIGYLKINYGQSQTELKDDKALEIERIYVLKTFHGKQVGQILYEKAISLAQEHNAEYVWLGVWEENPRAINFYKKNGFTEFDKHIFKLGEDEQTDIMMKLKL, from the coding sequence ATGGAACAAAGTAGCATTATTATTAAAAAAGTACAAACAACTGATATAGCTCTGCTACAATTAATCGGTCGACAAACCTTTTATGAGACATTTGCTGCAGGCAATACTGAAGAAAATATGCGTAAGTATTTAGAAGAGGGGTTTTCAGCAGAAAAATTACAAACTGAATTAACTGATAAAAATGCAGAAATTTATTTTGCCATTTTGGAAGATGAAATAATCGGTTATTTAAAAATAAATTATGGGCAGTCGCAAACTGAGTTAAAGGATGATAAAGCACTTGAAATTGAAAGAATATATGTTTTGAAAACATTCCATGGCAAACAGGTTGGACAAATTTTGTATGAGAAAGCTATTAGTTTAGCGCAGGAACACAATGCCGAATATGTCTGGCTAGGCGTTTGGGAAGAAAACCCACGTGCTATTAATTTTTATAAAAAAAACGGATTTACAGAATTTGATAAACACATATTTAAATTAGGTGAAGACGAACAAACAGATATTATGATGAAACTTAAACTTTAA